The Acidimicrobiia bacterium genome includes the window TGTTTATCATTTATTAATCCAAAAACAATAGAAAACTTAAAAATTATTGCTGACACTGCAAATGGTATGGGTGGCTACGTTGTTCCGAAAGTTTTCGACAAACTTAATTGCAAAATTGAGATAATGTATGGTGAATTAGATGGTTCTTTCCCGAATCATCCAGCCGACCCTTTGCAAGCAGAGAATTTAAAAGACCTTCAAAACAGAGTTGTCGAAACCAGTTCTGATATTGGTTTAGCTTTTGATGGTGATGCAGATAGAGTATTTCTTGTCGACGACATGGGTCAAACTATGGGCGGCTATTTGACTGTTGCAATGGTTGCACAGTCATTACTAAAGAAATTTCCAGGAGAAACAATTGTTTATAATCTCATTTGTTCAAAAGCTGTCCCAGAGCTAATAGAAAAGTCCGGCGGTATTGCTCATCGTACACGTGTGGGTCATAGTTTTATAAAACAAGTCATGGCTGATACTGGCGCAATATTTGGTGGCGAGCATAGCGGACATTACTATTTCCGCGATAATTATTATGCAGACTCAGGATTGATAGCAGCACTTATGGTCCTTGAATTACTTGCTGAATCGGAAAAAAAACTTTCTGAATTGCGTAAAGAATTTGAACCATATTTTCAAAGTGGCGAGATAAATTCTGTTGTAAAATCTGTGCCAAAAAGTATCGAGAAGGTTACTAAATATTTTTCTAAAAACGAAATCGATAATTTAGATGGGCTAACGATTAACGATGGAAATTGGTGGGCAAATATTCGTCCGAGCAATACTGAACCTCTTGTGCGGCTAAATGTAGAAGCGCATAGTGACGAACTTTGTCGAACAAAAACACGTGAGATTTTAGAGATTATACGAGGCGAACAGTGAGCGACCCGAAATTGCTTACTTCAAATAAATTAGAAGATACTTTACTAGATATAATTGTATGTCCAATTGATAAACAGCCATTAATATATTCCTATATCGACGATATAAATAGTCCGATTCTGGCTAATATTAGAATTAATAGATATTACGAAATAAAAGATTCGATACCTATATTGTTAGAAGAAGAATCTATAGATATTAATAATAATGAAATAGAAATTTTGAAAAGGAACACTATCCGTACTACCGGAAAGTAAATTAAAACAGCCAATAAGATTAGGGTAAAGGAAAAAATGACTGAACAACAAATTATAGATTCAATTGATTATTTTGGGATGGTAAAAGGTCTTCCAGAGCAGTTTATTACTGCATTAGCTTCAGCTGATAAAGTTGATGTTTCACCAATTGATTCATCAAAAATAAAAAATATAATCGTATTAGGGCTTGGTGGTTCAGGTGTTTCTGGCGATGTTGTACAAAGTGTTGTTAGTGATGAATGTTCAATTCCAGTAATTGTATCTAAGCACTATGAGTTACCAGCATTTGTTGATGAATCAACTTTAGTTATAGCTGCTAGTTATTCTGGCGATACAGAAGAAACTTTATCTGCATTTTTACAGGCGCGCGAATGTGGTGCACAAATAATTTGTGTAAGTTCAGGCGGTAAATTAAAGGAATATGCACAGCAATCTGCTTCAATAGTATATTACCCAACTCAACAGAATCTACAACCTCGTGCTGCTTTAGGGGCTATGTCTTCACCAATCTTTACTGCTTTAGATAAATTAGGTATTTATAATGGTGGAATAGAAAAATGCCATCAGGCTGTATCTCAATTAGAAAAACGAAAACAAGAATGTCAAGACTATAACTCGTCTAATGTTGCAACTGATTTAGCAAAGAAAATCGGTTCAACTATTCCTATTTTTTATGGTGGAGATGCACTAGGTGCTGTTGCTGCATATCGTTTTAAATGTGAAGTTAACGAGATTGCTAAATCGCCTGCATATAATCACTATTATCCAGAACTTTGTCATAATGAAATTGTTGGGTATGGTCAGCATGGAGATGTCACAAGGCAACTTTTGACACTTGTTGAATTACGCAATGACTATGAACACCCGCAAACTATTCGTCGTTTTGAAATAACTAGAGACCTTATTCGAGAGACACTCGTGGATGTTTTAGAATTTAGAGCACAAGGTGATAATAAATTTGCCCAGCTCTGTGATACCTTCTATGTAGCATCTTTTACTTCAGTATATATGGCTTTCGACGCTGGTGTTGATCCTGGACCTGTCGACATTATTTGGCAATTAAAAAATGCTCTAGCTTAATTTCCTGTTAAGGTTTAGTATTTTCAACTAATTTATACACATCAAAATAGGGATTAAAGAAAGTGAAAGATGACAAAAGATCCAGACGCTACCGGTGATTCATATTCGGAGTTTGATGATCCATCACGTTATGATATTTTCTTAAAGCGCGATGGGGACCCACGCAATGTAGTCGATAAATATAAAACAATGAAACTCGAATATATAATTGAGGATTTAGAAGCTAATCGCCAAGCATTACATGTAGCAGTGGAAAACTGGGAAAAAGATATTAATCTTGGAACAATAACGCGTTCAGCGAATGCCTATAACGTTTCGGGTTTTCATATTGTTGGTGAAAAAAGGTTCAATCGCCGTGGGGCTATGGCAACATATAGATATATCACAATGCATCATCATGAAACTGTTCAAGATTTAAGAGATTATTGTGATGAGAATGATTTAGTAATGATAGGTATTGATTGTATCGAAGGTTCAGTTCCCATTGAAGATGTTGATCTACCGTCTAACGCCATGTTGTTAATGGGAAATGAAGGCGTTGGTTTAACTGATGAGGCAGTAAAACTATGTGATGTTATTTACGAGATAACTATGTATGGTTCAACAAGGTCTCTTAATTCATCTGTTGCGGCTGGAATAGCTATGTTTCATTGGGCGCAATGTAATATAAAAAGATAAGGTATTAATCCTGCAATTCGCTTAAATTAGCGTTGAGTTTAAAAAGATCTGAAATGAGAAATATGAATGAAATATTAATGGAAAATGATTATAAAGTTGCAGATTTATCTTTAGCCGATTTTGGTCGTAAAGAAATAGAGTTGGCAGAAATCGAAATGCCAGGACTAATGGCATTACGTGAAGAATATGGTCCAAGTCAGCCCCTTAAAGGTGCAAGGGTTGCAGGTTCATTGCATATGACAATACAAACAGCTGTGTTAATAGAAACTCTTATCGATCTTGGCGCACAAGTTCGGTGGGCGAGTTGCAATATTTTTTCTACACAAGACCATGCAGCTGCAGCTATTGTTGTAGGTCGTAGTGGATCAGTGGAGAAACCACAAGGTGCGCCGGTTTTTGCATGGAAGAATGAGACTTTAGAACAATATTGGGAATGCACACAAAGTATGTTGAATTTTGGTCCCGACTATGATGGGCCAACAATGATTCTTGATGATGGTGGAGATGCGACTCTATTAGTTCATAAAGGTGCAAAGTTTGAAAAGGATGGATCTGTTCCTGCACCAAAAGATTCTGATAACCACGAATACAAATTGATATTACAAACTATTTCTAAATCATTAGAGCAAGACCCAACTTTTTATACACGTTGTGCTTCAACTATTAAAGGAGTTAGCGAAGAAACCACTACGGGTGTGCATCGACTTTATCAAATGCATGATAGCAAAGAATTGATGTTTCCTGCTATAAATGTTAATGACTCTGTGACTAAATCAAAATTTGATAATTTATATGGTTGTCGTCATTCATTGATTGATGGGATATGTCGTGCTACTGATGTAATGTTGGCTGGTAAATTGGCTGTAATTTGTGGCTATGGTGATGTAGGAAAAGGTTGTGCGCAGGCCTTAAGAGGACAAGGTACTCGTGTTGTAATTACTGAGATCGACCCAATATGTGCATTACAAGCAGCAATGGAAGGTTATGAAGTTGTTTTACTCGAAGATGTCTTAACAGATGCTGATATTTTCATTACAGCTACAGGCAATACTTCAATTATTAATGAAAACCATATGTTTAAAATGAAGAATAATGCCATTGTAGGAAATATAGGCCACTTTGATAATGAAATAGACATGGCTGGTCTAATTGCTAATGAAGATATCAAAGAGAAGAATATTAAACCACAAGTGGATCAATATGAATTTCCTGATGGCCACAATGTTATTGTTCTCGCTCAAGGACGTTTGCTGAATTTGGGCTGTGCTACTGGACATCCAAGTTTTGTGATGTCGTGTAGTTTTGCAAATCAAGTTCTTGCACAAATAGATTTATATAAAAATGAAGATAAATATGAAATTGGTGTTCACACTTTAAGCAAAGAGCTAGACGAGCATGTTGCTAGGTTACACCTTGACAAATTAGGCGTTCGCTTAACTGAATTGAGTAATGAGCAAGCGGAATATCTAGGGATTAGTAAATCCGGTCCTTTTAAACCTGATCACTATCGATATTAGTAATATATTTGTCACATGTTGATATTAAATTATTGGCATGTCTTCATTGAATATATCTATTAATAAATCGACACTGAATTTAAAAAATTCTTACTTAGATACACATACATGGTTTTTAGATTACAATGATGTTAAATACCTATTATGGAATGCTAAATATAGACAAGAATTTTCCATTTATAATAAGTTTATAAAAAAAATAGCAATACAATTGACTGACTTAGATAATGTCGATTTCATCACAAATGTTCCAACATCGAAACATCACATCACTAAGCGTGGTTTTGACCATGGAGAATATTTGGGAAGAACATTTTCAAAGAATTTAATGCTGACGTATAAAAATTTATTAATACCTGTACATGATATTGATCAAGTCCATAGTAGCGGTGACATGAGGCGAAAACTGCCTAGATATATGTGTAAAAAAAATATATATAATAAAAAAATATTAATCATAGATGATATTGCTACAACTAGAACTTCACTAAATAGGTGCGCTCAAGCACTAAAAGAAAAGGGTGCAAATCGAGTTGATGCTGTGACTATTGCCTTTCGACATTTGCAACATTATTAATGGATATTTTTAATATAAAATTAAAAATTGATTAATTTTATATATCTATTTGCGCATTAAACGAAAGAATAGTTATATCACAACAGAGAAAATATATCCTATTTAAGTAGTTTGTCTAAAATACCGATTAATAAATATGATGAAAATTAAAAATATTCTCAACAAAATGTACTGGGGTAGCCATGAACAAAAATGAAATAGTACAGAGTGAATTTACTGAACAAGAAGTTTACATGATAGCTGTTGAGACAGCTATCAGTACCTTATTCGAACAAGCTGATGACGATTCTAGGTATCACCATAGTGCACTATCTTGTAAACAAAAGTTAAGAACTAGCAGTATAAAAGCAGATTCAAGTGATGTCGCGGAATCATTTTTAGGGTGGACAGTTGTTTTATAAGTACTAACATTAGTTATAATTGTAAAAACAACAAGGAGAAAATGTGGACATCACTATTCATGAAAAACATACGTCAGTTTCAGAAGAAATAAAAAATATTGCGATTACGAAACTAGAGAAAATAACTCGATTCGTACATGATGCTCATAAGTTAGAGGTTGATTTCATTGAACAGCCAGCAAAGAAAGCTACTCAACGTTTTGTTTGTGAAGTTACTGTTCACTGCAAGCGTAATGTATTAAAAGCTCATGCAGAATCAACGGAGATTGGTGATGCTTTAGATAGAGTTATTGATAAAGTTGAATCACAAGCAGCAAAACTAAAAGACAGAAGAGTAAAAAGATATCATCCTCGAAAAAGGGACCTAAAGACCAATGCTTTGGTGAATGATGACGATCTTGCAGCGAGAATATTTGCTACTGATCAAGTTGAGGAAGATGCAAAAGTCATAAAAGTAAAGAAACTTGAATTTAAACCTATGGAAGTTGGGGAAGCAAGTTTGCAAATGGATTTATTAGGTCATGACTTCTTTGTCTTCCAAAGTATAGATAGTGAAAAACTAAATGTACTATATCGCCGAAAAGACGGACATCTGGGTATCATTGAACCTAGCTAGGCTTAATTATTGCTTCAGAAAATACTCAATTTCTAATTAATAGCGTGTAACCTTTATGCGTGGCAATTCTAAAAAAAGTATTAAGTGTCGGTGAAGGCAAAAAAGTAAAAAAACTCGAGGCTGTAGTTCCTGCTGTAGCGTATTTCGAAGATTCAATGATTGCAAAAAGTGATCTTGAATTAGCAAACCAGACAATATTATTTCGTGAACGACTAGCTAAAGGTGAAACCCTCGACGATATTTTACCCGAAGCATTTGCAACGGTACGAGAAGCCGCAAAGCGTGTTTTGGGTCAGCGTCATTATGATGTACAGATAATGGGTGGTGTTGCACTTCATTACGGTTGGGTTGCCGAAATGAAAACTGGTGAAGGTAAAACTTTAGTTTCAACATTGGCAGCATACTTAAATGCACTTGCTGGTAAAGGTGTCCATATTGTTACTGTCAACGATTACTTAGCTAAACGTGATGGTATGTGGATGGGTCAAGTTCACAAATTTTTGGGATTAAGCGTAGGCATGGTTTTGCCCGATATTGATGATCCAGAAGAAAAGCGCAATGCTTATGCATGTGATATCACATATGGAACTAATAATGAATTTGGTTTTGATTATCTTCGTGACAATATGGCAATTACTAAAAATGACCAAGCCCAACGAGGACACTTTTTCTGTATTGTCGACGAAGTTGACTCAATTTTAATTGATGAATCCAGAACTCCTCTGATAATTTCTGGACCATCTAATGAATCAAATGAACTCTATGCGCAGTTTGCAAAAATAATTAAAGCCTTAGTTATAGATCGTGATTATGAAGTCGACGAAGCAAAATTTTTAGTCTCACCAACTGATGAGGGTATCAGTCGGGTTGAAGCTGCTCTTGGTATTGATAATTTATATGAACATGTAAACCAAAATTTTGTACATCAAATGACTACTGCTATTAAAGCAAAAGAATTATATAAAAAAGGTGTCGACTATATCGTTGCCGATGGTGAAATTAAAATTGTTGATGAATTTACCGGCCGTATTCTAGAGGGTCGCAGATGGAGCGATGGTGTACACCAAGCTGTCGAAGCAAAAGAAAATGTTTCTATTCAAGAAGAAAATCAGACACTAGCAACAGTGACATTACAAAACTATTTCAAACTTTACGAGAAGATTTCAGGTATGACTGGTACTGGTGTCAGCGAAGCCGGTGAGTTCATGCACACTTATGGACTCAATGTTGTTTCTGTCCCAACTCATAAACCTAAAGCACGAGCTGATCATGCCGATTATATATATAAAACTGAAGCAGGGAAATTTAATGCTGTAGTTAATGATTTACTTGAATGTCATAAACGTGGTCAACCAGTATTAGTCGGTACGGTATCTGTAGAAAAATCTGAGCGACTTTCTAGAATGTTGGACAAAATAGGTGTCAAACATAGTGTATTGAATGCTAAAGAGCATACACAAGAAGGCCCAATAATTGCACAAGCTGGACGAGTTGGTTCAATTACTGTTGCTACAAATATGGCTGGTCGTGGTGTTGACATTTTGCTTGGGGGTAATCCTGAAGGATTAGCCTTACAACAATTGTTAGCTGAAGGCAAAGATCTTGAAGATGATGGTGTTAAATCAGAACTTGTAGCTTTAGAAGAAACCTATGATCAGCAATGTAAGTCTGAAGGTGATCAAGTGCGTGAACTTGGTGGTTTATATGTACTTGGTACAGAAAGACATGAATCACGACGAATAGATGACCAGTTACGCGGTCGTTCTGGACGTCAAGGTGACCCTGGTGTTTCTCGTTTTTATCTTTCGCTTGAAGATGATCTTATGCGTTTGTTTAATAATGGTGCTATGAACTGGGTAATGGATAAAGCATTTCCCGAAGATGTGCCACTTGAAGCAAAAATGGTTTCAAAAGCAATAGAGCGCGCTCAAACAACAGTTGAATCACGTAACTTTGAAATACGAAAAGATGTTTTGAAATACGATGAGGTAATGAATGAACAGCGAAAAATCATTTATCGTCGTCGTCAACAAATAATTGATGGTGAAGATTTAAGTGATCAAGCTTATGAGATTATTGAAGAGGTTGTTTCTAGCATCGCCAGTAGCTATTGTGAATCTGAATATAGCGAAACATGGGAAATCGACGGGTTGTTAAAAGAATGTGCGACATATTATCCAGTTACACTTTCCCATGAAGCAATACTTCAATTAAGAAGCATCAAAGAATTAGTTGAAAGTATTGTCAATGATGCTTTAGAGCAATATAAACAAAAAGAAAGCCAAATAGGTTTTGATACTTTAAGAAATATTGAACGTAAGGTTATGCTAGATGTTATTGATCAGCATTGGCGCGAACATTTATATGAGATGGATTACTTACGTGAAGGTATCAACCTTCGTGCTATGGGTCAGCGTGACCCACTTACAGAATGGCAACGCGAAGGTTTCGAAATGTTCGGTGTCATGATGGAGAGTATAAAATCTGACTTTGTGAGATTTGTTATGAAGTTAAATGTAGTTTCTAAAGATGAAGGTCGCCGAAAAGAGCAAGAGCTTTCATATAGCGCTCCAGAAAACCCTGTTCAAGGATCTGATGCATATGCTAATTTAAGTCTTGATCCTGCATTGGCTGCTGCTCAAAGTGGATCCATAAATCAAGGTCAAGCAAACCAGGAAAGAAGTATACCAACACCTGTAAAAGTTGAAAAAGTCCCAGGTAGAAACGAACTTTGTTTTTGTGGGTCTGGTAAAAAATATAAACTTTGTCATGGTAGATAATACAACTGTATATTTGGATATATTTATATAATGAGAGATTTCACTAACCAGATATCTGATTTACGTCGCCGTGTTAATGAAGCAAATTTTTATTTAAAAATTGATCTTGCATTAGAAGAAGTAAAAGAATTAAATATAATTGCGTCTGATTCAAAATTGTGGGATGACCCTGAAAATGCGAAAAAAGTTAATTCTCAATTAGCTGGTTTTAATGATGATATTGAACTAGTCAAAAACTTAGAAAGTAAATTGAGCGATATTGCTACTTTACATGAAATGATGCGTGAAGCAAAAGATGACTCTTTGGAACCTGAAATTGATATAAACATAACTGAACTAGCGAAGCAATTGGATTCAGTTGAATTAAGGTCGCTATTCATAGGTGAAAATGACGAACGTGATGCAATATGTTCAATAAATTCAGGAGCTGGAGGAACTGAAGCCTGTGATTGGGCAGATATGCTGTTCCGAATGTATTCGCGTTGGTGTGAACGAAAAGGTTTTGAACTTAGTATCGATGATCTATCCCAGGGAGAAGAAGTTGGTATTTCTTCAATATCCTTTACAATAAAAGGTAAATATGCATATGGCATGTTAAGCGGAGAATCAGGTGTCCACCGTTTGGTGAGAATATCTCCATTTGATTCTCAATCAAGAAGACATACATCATTCGCTTCAATGGAAATTGTGCCGGCACTAGAAGAGTCACAAGTTATAGAGATCGATGAATCAGAATTGCGTGTTGATACATATCGTTCTTCGGGTGCTGGTGGACAACATGTAAACAAAACCGATTCTGCAGTTCGATTGACACACATACCATCAGGGATAGTTGTCCAGTGTCAAAACCAGAGAAGCCAGATCCAAAATAAAGCTAGAGCAATGCAAATATTGAGCGCTAAATTAGCTGAAAAACAACGTATTGAAAGACTAGAAGAAGTAGCTAAACTAGCAGGAACTAAAATGGAAGTTGGATGGGGAAGCCAAATACGTAGTTACGTACTAGCACCATACCAGCTCGTACGTGATGAACGTTCACAAGTAATTGATAATCAAGAAAAATCAATCTGTGAGACTGGAAATATTATTAATGTCCTAGATGGCGATATAGATCAATTTATTTCAGCGTATCTACAGTACAGACGTACACAATCGTAATATTAACCATTATTTTTGCAAATAATACATTAAATGGCCAAAGATGTAATTTTAAGGTCAAAATTTTGATAACCTAATGTCGCATGATTCGATTTGAAAACGTAACTAAATACTATGGCCAAAATGTTGTAGCTTTAAGAGAAATAAATTTAGAGATCCAAAAAGGAGAGTTTGTCTTTTTAGTTGGTCCTTCTGGTTCTGGTAAATCATCTTTTTTGCGATTATTACTAAGAGAAGAAATAGCTAGCCAAGGTCGTGTCCATGTCGCAGGCCGTGATATTGGAAGATTGTCTCAATGGAAAGTTCCTCAACTTCGTAGAAACATAGGATGTATTTTTCAAGACTTTAAATTATTACCTCAACGAACTGTTTATGAAAATGTTGCTTTCGCACAAGAGGTTATTGGTAGGCCGCGAGATATTATTCGTGCACAAGTTCCTCAAATACTTGAACTTGTAGGTTTGGCTGAAAAACAAAATCGTTTTCCTGATGAACTATCTGGTGGAGAACAACAACGTGTTTCGATTGCACGAGCATTCGTTAATCGACCATTAATCCTTTTAGCCGATGAGCCAACCGGAAATTTAGATCCAGCAACTACTGTTGGAATTATGCGTTTGCTTGATAGAATTAATAAAACTGGTACAACAGTAGTAATGGCGACACATGATGTTCGAATAGTTAATGAGATGCGAAAACGTGTTATTGAGCTTGATCATGGAAATTTAGTTAGAGATCAAGCACGTGGTGTTTATGGATCTGCACTGGAAGAGGGTGCTGAATAATGCTTTCTAGAATGTTTTATTTCTTAAGAGAAACTGGTATCTCGCTATGGCGAAATGTTTCTATGACTATTGCAGCAATTTTGACAATATTTGTGACACTCTCACTTGTGGGTGTTGCCATGCTTGTATTCTTCTGGAATAGTGCTGGTACAAAGAATGTAGAAAAATCTGTACAATATGAAGTGTTTTTAGTCTCTAAGGCTGATGAAACGCAGATAAAAACAGTCAAAGACCAAATTGAAACGGATAAGAAAAAAAATCTGGTTGTTAATTATGAATTTATAACTAAAGATCAAGCTTGGGAATTTTTCAAACGTGAATTTAAAGATGAAAAGGATACATTAAAGTCTGTAGATAAAGATGTGTTGCCAGTGAGTTTTATTATTGCTCCAAAAGATCCAAAATTACTAGATTCACTAGTCGCAAAATATAGTGCTATACCTGGAGTTGAGAATGTCACGAAGGCCGATTTTAAAGATGAAATACGTCGGGCTAATTTAATTAATCAAACCCTATCCGTTTTTGCTCTTATACTTTTAGTGGCTAGTTGCGTATTAGTCTTTAACACGGTTCGTCTGGCGGTGTTCGCTCGTCGTAGGGAAATCGAAATCATGAAGCTAGTTGGCGCATCTAACTGGTTTGTCCAGGTTCCATTTATGGCTGAAGGTGCTGTACAAGGTTTATTTGGTGGTATCTTTGCTTCTATTAGTGCATTTATTTTTAAAACAGTAATCCTTGATGATACATTTTCAGGAAAAGGTTTTCGCGGTTTCTTTGTGACTAGTAGTGATCTTCTACTAACAATTTTGTTGGTGCTATTCGCTGGTATCGCTGTTGGATTCGTATCTAGTTATCTGGGACTAAAACGCTATCTTGATGTTTAAGATCATACTTAGCATTACTTAGTTCTCTGTGCTTGCTTCAATACGTGAAACTGTAG containing:
- the manB gene encoding phosphomannomutase/phosphoglucomutase (converts mannose-6-phosphate to mannose-1-phosphate; the resulting product is then converted to GDP-mannose by ManC which is then used in the synthesis of mannose-containing glycoconjugates that are important for mediating entry into host cells) — encoded protein: MKSEVDIKDSVKKVFKAYDVRGLFPGEWDDDIARLAGNAFVQYLNAESIVIGRDMRNSSPVLAKAFCEGAIMAGAEVFDIGLASTDMLYFASGHLNMPGVMVTASHNPAQYNGLKMCRQMAAPIGEDSGLSQIKAAVESGILVRHEIPGELKEIDLANEFRDHCLSFINPKTIENLKIIADTANGMGGYVVPKVFDKLNCKIEIMYGELDGSFPNHPADPLQAENLKDLQNRVVETSSDIGLAFDGDADRVFLVDDMGQTMGGYLTVAMVAQSLLKKFPGETIVYNLICSKAVPELIEKSGGIAHRTRVGHSFIKQVMADTGAIFGGEHSGHYYFRDNYYADSGLIAALMVLELLAESEKKLSELRKEFEPYFQSGEINSVVKSVPKSIEKVTKYFSKNEIDNLDGLTINDGNWWANIRPSNTEPLVRLNVEAHSDELCRTKTREILEIIRGEQ
- a CDS encoding bifunctional phosphoglucose/phosphomannose isomerase, whose translation is MTEQQIIDSIDYFGMVKGLPEQFITALASADKVDVSPIDSSKIKNIIVLGLGGSGVSGDVVQSVVSDECSIPVIVSKHYELPAFVDESTLVIAASYSGDTEETLSAFLQARECGAQIICVSSGGKLKEYAQQSASIVYYPTQQNLQPRAALGAMSSPIFTALDKLGIYNGGIEKCHQAVSQLEKRKQECQDYNSSNVATDLAKKIGSTIPIFYGGDALGAVAAYRFKCEVNEIAKSPAYNHYYPELCHNEIVGYGQHGDVTRQLLTLVELRNDYEHPQTIRRFEITRDLIRETLVDVLEFRAQGDNKFAQLCDTFYVASFTSVYMAFDAGVDPGPVDIIWQLKNALA
- a CDS encoding TrmH family RNA methyltransferase yields the protein MTKDPDATGDSYSEFDDPSRYDIFLKRDGDPRNVVDKYKTMKLEYIIEDLEANRQALHVAVENWEKDINLGTITRSANAYNVSGFHIVGEKRFNRRGAMATYRYITMHHHETVQDLRDYCDENDLVMIGIDCIEGSVPIEDVDLPSNAMLLMGNEGVGLTDEAVKLCDVIYEITMYGSTRSLNSSVAAGIAMFHWAQCNIKR
- a CDS encoding adenosylhomocysteinase is translated as MENDYKVADLSLADFGRKEIELAEIEMPGLMALREEYGPSQPLKGARVAGSLHMTIQTAVLIETLIDLGAQVRWASCNIFSTQDHAAAAIVVGRSGSVEKPQGAPVFAWKNETLEQYWECTQSMLNFGPDYDGPTMILDDGGDATLLVHKGAKFEKDGSVPAPKDSDNHEYKLILQTISKSLEQDPTFYTRCASTIKGVSEETTTGVHRLYQMHDSKELMFPAINVNDSVTKSKFDNLYGCRHSLIDGICRATDVMLAGKLAVICGYGDVGKGCAQALRGQGTRVVITEIDPICALQAAMEGYEVVLLEDVLTDADIFITATGNTSIINENHMFKMKNNAIVGNIGHFDNEIDMAGLIANEDIKEKNIKPQVDQYEFPDGHNVIVLAQGRLLNLGCATGHPSFVMSCSFANQVLAQIDLYKNEDKYEIGVHTLSKELDEHVARLHLDKLGVRLTELSNEQAEYLGISKSGPFKPDHYRY
- a CDS encoding ComF family protein, translating into MSSLNISINKSTLNLKNSYLDTHTWFLDYNDVKYLLWNAKYRQEFSIYNKFIKKIAIQLTDLDNVDFITNVPTSKHHITKRGFDHGEYLGRTFSKNLMLTYKNLLIPVHDIDQVHSSGDMRRKLPRYMCKKNIYNKKILIIDDIATTRTSLNRCAQALKEKGANRVDAVTIAFRHLQHY
- the raiA gene encoding ribosome-associated translation inhibitor RaiA; translation: MDITIHEKHTSVSEEIKNIAITKLEKITRFVHDAHKLEVDFIEQPAKKATQRFVCEVTVHCKRNVLKAHAESTEIGDALDRVIDKVESQAAKLKDRRVKRYHPRKRDLKTNALVNDDDLAARIFATDQVEEDAKVIKVKKLEFKPMEVGEASLQMDLLGHDFFVFQSIDSEKLNVLYRRKDGHLGIIEPS
- the secA gene encoding preprotein translocase subunit SecA, producing the protein MAILKKVLSVGEGKKVKKLEAVVPAVAYFEDSMIAKSDLELANQTILFRERLAKGETLDDILPEAFATVREAAKRVLGQRHYDVQIMGGVALHYGWVAEMKTGEGKTLVSTLAAYLNALAGKGVHIVTVNDYLAKRDGMWMGQVHKFLGLSVGMVLPDIDDPEEKRNAYACDITYGTNNEFGFDYLRDNMAITKNDQAQRGHFFCIVDEVDSILIDESRTPLIISGPSNESNELYAQFAKIIKALVIDRDYEVDEAKFLVSPTDEGISRVEAALGIDNLYEHVNQNFVHQMTTAIKAKELYKKGVDYIVADGEIKIVDEFTGRILEGRRWSDGVHQAVEAKENVSIQEENQTLATVTLQNYFKLYEKISGMTGTGVSEAGEFMHTYGLNVVSVPTHKPKARADHADYIYKTEAGKFNAVVNDLLECHKRGQPVLVGTVSVEKSERLSRMLDKIGVKHSVLNAKEHTQEGPIIAQAGRVGSITVATNMAGRGVDILLGGNPEGLALQQLLAEGKDLEDDGVKSELVALEETYDQQCKSEGDQVRELGGLYVLGTERHESRRIDDQLRGRSGRQGDPGVSRFYLSLEDDLMRLFNNGAMNWVMDKAFPEDVPLEAKMVSKAIERAQTTVESRNFEIRKDVLKYDEVMNEQRKIIYRRRQQIIDGEDLSDQAYEIIEEVVSSIASSYCESEYSETWEIDGLLKECATYYPVTLSHEAILQLRSIKELVESIVNDALEQYKQKESQIGFDTLRNIERKVMLDVIDQHWREHLYEMDYLREGINLRAMGQRDPLTEWQREGFEMFGVMMESIKSDFVRFVMKLNVVSKDEGRRKEQELSYSAPENPVQGSDAYANLSLDPALAAAQSGSINQGQANQERSIPTPVKVEKVPGRNELCFCGSGKKYKLCHGR
- the prfB gene encoding peptide chain release factor 2: MRDFTNQISDLRRRVNEANFYLKIDLALEEVKELNIIASDSKLWDDPENAKKVNSQLAGFNDDIELVKNLESKLSDIATLHEMMREAKDDSLEPEIDINITELAKQLDSVELRSLFIGENDERDAICSINSGAGGTEACDWADMLFRMYSRWCERKGFELSIDDLSQGEEVGISSISFTIKGKYAYGMLSGESGVHRLVRISPFDSQSRRHTSFASMEIVPALEESQVIEIDESELRVDTYRSSGAGGQHVNKTDSAVRLTHIPSGIVVQCQNQRSQIQNKARAMQILSAKLAEKQRIERLEEVAKLAGTKMEVGWGSQIRSYVLAPYQLVRDERSQVIDNQEKSICETGNIINVLDGDIDQFISAYLQYRRTQS
- the ftsE gene encoding cell division ATP-binding protein FtsE gives rise to the protein MIRFENVTKYYGQNVVALREINLEIQKGEFVFLVGPSGSGKSSFLRLLLREEIASQGRVHVAGRDIGRLSQWKVPQLRRNIGCIFQDFKLLPQRTVYENVAFAQEVIGRPRDIIRAQVPQILELVGLAEKQNRFPDELSGGEQQRVSIARAFVNRPLILLADEPTGNLDPATTVGIMRLLDRINKTGTTVVMATHDVRIVNEMRKRVIELDHGNLVRDQARGVYGSALEEGAE